The genomic region TGGTGCGCGACCCCGGACGCGCCCGGCTCCCCGCCGGGGTCGAGGTGGTGCGCGGTGACCTCTCCGACCCCGCCTCCCTGGACGCCGCGCTCGACGGCGTCACCCGGGTCCTGCTGGTCTGGCCCACCCTCCAGGCCGACGACGCCGCCCCCGGGACCGTCGCCCGCATCACCCGCGACGCCCGGCGCGTGGTGTACCTGTCCACCATGGGGGCCGAGGCCCCGGCGGACACGAACCCCGTCGCGGCCTCCCACGCCGAACTCGAACGGCTCATCCGCGAGTCCGGCGCGGAGTGGACCTTCGTGCGCGGCGGCGGCTTCGCCGGCAACGACCTCGGCTGGGCCGAGGAGATCCGCACCACCGGCGTGGTCCGCGAGGCGTTCCCCGGGTGGAAGCGCTCGCCCGTCCACGAGGCCGACCTGGCCGCCGTGGCCCTGCGCGCCCTGACCACCGACGACCACGTCGGCGCCGCCTACGCGGTGACGGGGCCGGAGAACCTGGACCAGGCCGAGCGGGTGCGGATCATCGGGGAGGTCACGGGTCTGCCCGTGCGCTTCGAACCGCTGTCGCGGGACGAGGCCCTGGCGGGCTACCGGCAGTGGCTGCCGCCCGAGGCGGTCGAGGACACGCTCAGGCACATGGCCGAGGTGACGCGCCACCCCGAACCGGTCACCACTGCCGTCGAGGACGTGACCGGTCGGCCCGCCCTGACCTACCGACGGTGGGTGGCCGATCACGTGGCCGCCTTCCTCCCCGAGGACGCCCGCGAGGCCGGGTCGACCGCGCGGGTCGCCGCCGACTACGTCGACGCGGTCGCCCGGCACGACTTCGACCGCGTCATCGGGGACCTGCACGCGCCGGACTACGTGCGGGTCGGCTCCGCCGACATGACCGGACCGGCGACGGTCATGCGCGCCGACGAGATCGCGGCCCAGGTCGACAGGGTCGAGGACACCGAGGAGATCCACGGCGTGGAGATCGAACCGCCGCTGGTGCGGGGCGACCGGTTCGCGGTGCGCTTCACCTTCGACTCGACCGACACGTCCACGGGCAAGCGCGGCACGTACTCGAAGGTCTCCCTGTACACGGTGCGGGACGGGCGCATCGTGCGCGAGGAGGTGTTCTTCCACGAGCCCCCGCACGTACGCTGACGCCCCCGACCCCGCACGCCCGAACCGCATCAGTCCCGCACGCGGGGACCCCAGGGCTGACGGGGAGCCTGCGGGTCCAAAGTGAAGGGTTCCGCCCACCGAAACCACGGGGTTGACGGAGGCCCCGAGGGTTCAACGACAGCAGTCCCGCTCACCAGACCCACTGCGGGTCGGCCGTCAGTACTCCCGCCCACCGAAACCACAGGGGGGTTGATCGGGCCAAAGCGAGGAACGAGCGGCGGCCCAAAGAAAGCACAGGGGTGAGGGGCGCGCCGGTGCCTGCAGGAGGAGTCTCTGCCGCCAGCGAGCCTGCGAGCCAGGCAGTAGCGACGACGAAGGACCCGGCGTCAAGCGCCCCGAACCCACCCCGGCGTGAAAGCGCCCCGAGTACAGTGGGCGCCGTGCTGCGCGGACGTGACGAGGAGACGGCGAGGATCGACGCGGTCCTCGCCGCGGCCCGTTCCGGCCGTAGCGGGGCCCTGGTTCTGCGGGGCGAGGCCGGAATCGGCAAGTCGGCTCTGCTGGACCACGCCGAACGCGCGGCGGCCGACGCCGGGACGCGGGTGCTGCGCGGCGCGGGTGTGGAGTCCGAGAGCGATCTGCCGTACGCGGGCCTGCACCTGTTGCTGGGCCGCGCGATCGAGCACGTGGACGCGCTGCCCGCCCCGCAGGCCAGGGCACTGCGCGGCGCCCTGGGGCTGGCGGACTCCGCGTCGCCGAGCCGGTTCCTGGTCGGCCTCGCGGTCCTGACCCTCCTGGCCGAGCTGGCCGCTTCCGGGCCGGTGCTCTGCCTGGTCGACGACGCGCACTGGCTGGATCGGGAGTCGGCCGAGGCCCTGCTGTTCGCGACCCGTCGGTTGGAGGCCGAGGGGGTCGCGGTCCTTCTGGCGGTCCGCGAACCGCACGCCCCGCTGCTGTCCACGCCCCACATCGACGAACTGCGGCTCCGGCGGCTGCCCCGGGCCGACGCCGAGGCCCTGCTCCAGGAGCACGCCGCCGACCTGCCCCGCCAGGTACGCGGTCAGGTGCTGGCCGAGGCGGCGGGCAACCCGCTGGCCCTGCTCACGCTGACCGCCGTCCAGCGGGACGGGTACTCCAGCACCCGGTTGGGCGTCCCGGGACGGATCCAGGACACCTTCGCCGACCAGATCGCCGCCCTGCCGGAGGGGACTCGGGCCCTGCTGCTGGTCGCGGCGGCCGACGACTCCGCCGACGCCGCCACGGTGCTGCGCGCGGCCCGCGAGCTGGACGCCCGCCCGAACGATCTTGGTCCGGCCGAGCGCAGAGGGCTGCTGCGGGTGGCGGAGAACCGGGTGGAGTTCGCGCACCCGTTGATCCGTGCCGCCGCCTACGAGCACGCGTCGTCCGGGGACCGGGCGGCGGCCCACCGCGCTCTGGCCGGGGTGTACGCCGACCGTCCGGAGGCCGCCGACCGCCGGGCGTGGCACCTGGCCGCGGCGACGCCCACCACGGACGAGGAGGTCGCCGTCCTCCTGGAGTCGGCCGCCGAGCGTGCCCGGGCCCGCGGCGGCCTGTCCGCCATCGCCACCGCGTACGAGCGTGCCGCCGCGCTGTCCCCCGACCCGGCCGATCGGCGGCGCCGCACGATCGCCGCCGCAGAGGCCGCGGCCTACGCGGGCGACCCCGGACGCGCGGCGGACCTGCTGGGCGGGGTCACCGGGACCGACGACACCGGGCAGCGCGTCACCGTGGCCAGGCTGCACTCGATGCTCGCCGCCGCCGAGGGCCGCGCCGACACCTCCTACCGGGTCCTGTTCGCCGCCGCCGTGGAGACCGAAGCCGAGGAGGGTCCGCCGGTCACCCCCGGGACCGCCGGGGCAACCAAGCCGGACGGAACCCCTGGGACCCACAGGACCCCTGGGACCCGCGGGGCCACTGGGACCGCCAGGACCCCCGGGTCCCACGCCGGCGCTGTGGAGGGCTCCCTGGCCGCGGAGAGCGGGAAGCTTCTGCTGGAGGCCGTACGGGCCGCGTGGGTGGCCAACGACTTCGACTGCGTCGCGCGGATCGGCGACCACGCGGCCCGACACCCCGGCGGCGCGCCGGCGCACACGCTCGCCCGCGCCGCGCTCGCCACCAACCAGCTCGACCAGGGGCACACCGCCGAGGGCGTGGCCGCGCTGCGCGCCTCCCTCGACGGCCACGACGCCCTCGCGTCCCCGACCCTGAACGACCGCGTGCTCTACGCGCGGCTGCACCTGATCGCCGGTGACTTCGACGCCGCCCACCGGGCCGCCGTCGACCTGGAGGCCGAGTGCCGGGCCCAGGGCGCGCTCGCCGTGCTGCCGCAGGTCCAGGTGGTCCTCGCCCGCACCCAGTTCTTCCTCGGCCGCCACCGCGACGCGCGCGCCACGGTCGAGGACGGGCTGCGCACCGCGGCCGACAGCTGCCAGCCCACCTCCCGGGCGGAACTGGCCGCGCTCGGCGCCGAACTCGCCGCCGTCCGGGGCGACGCCGAGCGGTGCCGCACACTGGTGGCCGAGCCGCTCGAACTCGGTGTGGCGCCCGCGTCCGTCCACGCCGCCGTCGCCCTCAGCCTGCTCGACCTCGGGCAGGGCCGCCCCGAGGAGGCCCTGGTCCGCTTGGAGTCCGTCGTCGAGGGCACCCGCCCGATGGGGATCGTCGGCAACCTTCCCCTGCTGGTCGAGGCCGCGTTCCGGCTCGGCCGGACCGACCGCGCGGCCGACGCCGCCGACCGGTACACCGCCTGGGCCACCGCCGTCGACCGGCCGTGGGCCAGATCGCTCGCGCTGCGCTGCCGCGCGCTGCTCGACGGCTCCGAGGACGCCTACCGCGCCGCGCTCGCCCTGGACGCCTCCCCCTTCGACCAGGCACGGACCCGGTTGCTCTTCGGCGAATGGCTGCGCCGCGCCCGCCGGACCACCGAGGCCCGCGAGCAGCTCCACCTGGCCGCCGACGCCTTCCGCCGCTGGGGTGCCCGGCCCTGGGAGGACCGGGCCGGCGCCGAGCTGCGCGCCACCGGGGAGACCCGCGCGACGGACACCCTGGCGCGCGACCGCTCCGAGGACCCGCTGGACCGGCTCACCCCGCAGGAGCTCCAGGTGGTCCGGCTGGCCGCGACCGGGCTCACCAACCGCGACATCGGCGCCCAGCTGTTCCTGAGCCCCCGCACGGTCGGCCACCACCTCTACAAGGCCTATCCCAAGCTCGGGGTGGCCTCCCGCGCCGAGCTCGGCGCGCTCGGCCTGCACCGCGACCGGGAACGGCGACGGTCGGACGGGGAGACGGCCGAAGCGCCCGTCGGATGACTGATGCTGTCCCCGGGTGACCGTCCGTAGCGTCGTCCCCATGAAGACAGCACATGTGGAGATCACCTTCGACGTCGGATGCACCTGGTCCTACCTCGCCTACACCCGCTTCCAGCGGGCCGCCGCACGCTTCCGGGACGAGGGCGGCGTCCTCGACGTGGCGTTCCGCCCCTTCCAGCTCGATCCCGGCGCGTCGCCGCACGGCGAGCCCAAGCGGGAGGTGCACCGCCGGCACTTCGGCGCGGACTTCGACCACGAGGGCGCCATGGACGAGATGAGCGCCCTGGGCGCGGACCTCGGTCTGGTGTTCGGCCACGACGCGGTCTGGGCCGACAGCTTCGAGGCGCACCGGCTGGTCGCGGTGGCCTCCGCCCAGGGGCACGGCGAGGCGATGGTGGAGCGGCTGTTCCGCGCCCACCACAGCGAGGGCCTGAACATCGGCGACGAGGCGGTCCTGCGCCGTCTGGCCCAGGAGACCGGTGTCGCGTGGAGCGCCGCCGGAGCCGACGGGGTGCGGGCCGAGCTGGCGCGGGTCCGCGCCGACGGGATCCGCGGCGTTCCGGTGTTCGCGTTCTCCGGAACGCGCGTCCCGCTCGTCGGCGACCAGAGCGAGGCCGCGCTCGACGCGGCCCTGCGCTCCGCGGCCTCGGCCGACGCCTCCGCCTGACCCCCTTCGACACGAGGAGTACTGACATGAGGTTCATCGAGGTGGGCACGTTCGGCGCCCCGGAGGTCCTGGCCGTGCGGGAGGGCCCCGACCCGGTGCCAGGGGAGGGACAGGCCGCGGTGGAGGTGTCCGTGGCGGACGTCATCTTCCTGGAGACGGCGATTCGCCGGGGCGAGGCCGGTCAGTGGTTCGACGTCCGCCCGCCCTACGTCCCCGGCGGGGGCGTCGTCGGCACGGTGACGGCGGTCGGCGCGGGTGTGGACCCGTCGTGGATCGGCCGGCGTGTGGCGACCACGGCGGCGCGCGGATCCTATGCCGAGCGGACGTTGGTCCCGGCCGACCAGTTGGCGGCGGTCCCCGACGGGCTGGACCCGCGGACGGCCGCGTCTCTGGTCCACGACGGGGTCACCGCCCGGTCCATCGTGACGGCGATCGCTCCCGAACCGGGCCAGTGGGTGCTGGTCACGGCCGCGGCCGGGGCGATGGGCCTGCTGCTGGTGCAGATGGCGCGCGAGGCCGGGGCCCGTGTCGTCGGCGCGGCGCGCGGGGAGCGCAAGCTGGAGCTGCTGCGGGCCCGGGGCATCGAGGGCGTGGTCGACTACTCCGAGCCGGGGTGGGCCGAGCGCGTCCGGGAGGCCGCCGGCGGCCGGGACCCGGAGGTGGTCTACGACGGCGCGGGCGGGGCGATCGGCCGCGCGGCCTTCGCGATCACGGCGCGGGGCGGGCGGTTCTCCGCGCACGGGGCGCCGAGCGGCGGATTCGCCGAGATCGGGCAGGACGAGGCGGACGAGCGCGGGGTGACCCTGTACTCGCTCGCCGACCTGCACCAGGAGAAGGCGGCGGCGACGAAGAGCATCGAGGAGGTCCTGTCCGCGGCCGCGGAGGGACGGATCGTGCCCGTCATCGGCCGGACGTTCCCCCTGGAACGGGCCGCCGAGGCGCACGCGGCGCTGGAGGAGCGCACGATCGTCGGCAAGGCGCTCCTGGAGGTCGGGCACTGACGGAGCTGCGGTCGGCGGGGCCGTGCCGGTCCCCCAAGGTCGGTGCCGGTCCCCGGAGGGTCGGCGCCGGTTCCGGGAGGGGGCGGCCCCGGTTCCGGGAAGGGGCGGCGCCGGACCGGCCCGCCGACCACGCCTCAGCGGCGTTCCGGGCCGTCCGCACCGACACCGGACCGCCGCTCCCCGGCGTGCTCGCGGCCCCCGTCCGAGTACGACGGCTCCGCCAAGTCCGGACGCGGCACCTGTGCCCGGAGACGCTCCAGAGCGGCGAGCCTGCCGGTGACGTCCGCGATCGCCGCGTGGGCGCGCGCCACCTTCGCCCGGTGACCGGACACGGAGGGGAAGGGGTCCTCGGCGCCCACGGGGGCCTCGGCCACGGGGCCGATGATGATGTCACCGAGTGCCCGGTAGGCCACGAAGCCGAACGCGGCGACGATCATCCCGGCGAGGAGGCCCGTCTCCACCGAGGCGACCAGGCCCCCGAGGACCAACCCGCCCACCAGCACCAGGCCGCCCAGGGACAGCACGGCCCCGAGCCCCGCCCTGGCGCCCCGCCCGCGCGCTTTGCGATCCTGGGCCTCGCTGTGCTCGTGCACGTAGCCTTCCAGCCGGTCGACGCTCGACCCCAGCTGCGCGTACTGGGCGGAGAGTTCCCGGAGCAGGCGGCACAGCCGCCGGATCACCATGCCCCGGACCAGACGCTCACGCAGTGGGGCGCTCGGCGGTAGCAGCGGCGGCAGGCCGGACCACCACGACTCGTCCACGGAGGCGCGGTCCTCGGCGACACCCCGCTGCCACGCCTCGGGGGCCAGCGCCGCGAGGACGAACTCGGGATCCGCGACGCGCTCCGCGGGGCCGCTCGTCCGTCCGAGGCCGGCCGAGTTCTGCCAGCGGACGTAGGGGGCGATCGCGTCGGCGTAGGCGCTCCGCGCGAACCGGACGTCCTCGACGAGGCTCCGGTACTCGACGCAGCCGTCGCCCGGAGCGCACGAGTGGTCGGGATCCCGGCAGTCGTACTCGGCCATCACGTCGAGCACCTCGGGCACGAGCCCGACGGGGTCGGCCGCCCCCGCCCGCTCCCGGACCGCCCTCTCCCGCAGGGCGGACAGCCCCATGTCCCGTGTCCGATACCTCGGTGGCAGGTCCGGACGGACCTGCGCGACGAATCCGGCCACGGCGAGCGCGGGGTCCACCGGTCGGGTGCGGAACAGGCTCCGCTCGACCCGGGGGTCCTGCAGGTCCTCGATGACCCAGGCGGCGAGCAGCGACCTCCGGTCGGCGTCGCCGAAGACCCGCTCGGAGGCACTCCCGTGGGCGTGCATGGTCTCGGCGAGCTCTTCCAGGGTGCGGTGGAGCCGTCCGGCGAACCGGAAGGGCGGGCTCGCGGACGGCCCGGGCGACGGCTCCGGAACCGGGCTGGACCGAGGGGGCCGGTCGGGCTTCGCCGTCACCGCTCGCTCCGGCTCGACTCTCCGCGGCCCCACCGTCTCCGCCTCCTCCGGCCCCGCCGTCGCCGGATCCGCCCCCGCCGCACGCTCCGGTTCCGCCGTCTCCCGCCGTGTCTCCAGCAGTGTCCGCTCCGGGCCGACGCCCTCGGGGCCGACGATCCGGGTCACGGCGGTGCTGCCCCGCTCCATCGAGTCGTCGACGTCGGTTCCCGCCCCGCCCCCGCCCGCGCTCTGCCCCAGCAGCGCGTCGAGCACGCCGTGGGCGGTCGGGCGCCGCTCCGGATCCTTCTCCAGGCACCGGACCACGAGCCCGCGCA from Nocardiopsis aegyptia harbors:
- a CDS encoding NAD(P)H-binding protein, translated to MDDHGENHGKYLVTGATGKVGGSAVRQLLDAGHTNVRALVRDPGRARLPAGVEVVRGDLSDPASLDAALDGVTRVLLVWPTLQADDAAPGTVARITRDARRVVYLSTMGAEAPADTNPVAASHAELERLIRESGAEWTFVRGGGFAGNDLGWAEEIRTTGVVREAFPGWKRSPVHEADLAAVALRALTTDDHVGAAYAVTGPENLDQAERVRIIGEVTGLPVRFEPLSRDEALAGYRQWLPPEAVEDTLRHMAEVTRHPEPVTTAVEDVTGRPALTYRRWVADHVAAFLPEDAREAGSTARVAADYVDAVARHDFDRVIGDLHAPDYVRVGSADMTGPATVMRADEIAAQVDRVEDTEEIHGVEIEPPLVRGDRFAVRFTFDSTDTSTGKRGTYSKVSLYTVRDGRIVREEVFFHEPPHVR
- a CDS encoding helix-turn-helix transcriptional regulator, with the protein product MLRGRDEETARIDAVLAAARSGRSGALVLRGEAGIGKSALLDHAERAAADAGTRVLRGAGVESESDLPYAGLHLLLGRAIEHVDALPAPQARALRGALGLADSASPSRFLVGLAVLTLLAELAASGPVLCLVDDAHWLDRESAEALLFATRRLEAEGVAVLLAVREPHAPLLSTPHIDELRLRRLPRADAEALLQEHAADLPRQVRGQVLAEAAGNPLALLTLTAVQRDGYSSTRLGVPGRIQDTFADQIAALPEGTRALLLVAAADDSADAATVLRAARELDARPNDLGPAERRGLLRVAENRVEFAHPLIRAAAYEHASSGDRAAAHRALAGVYADRPEAADRRAWHLAAATPTTDEEVAVLLESAAERARARGGLSAIATAYERAAALSPDPADRRRRTIAAAEAAAYAGDPGRAADLLGGVTGTDDTGQRVTVARLHSMLAAAEGRADTSYRVLFAAAVETEAEEGPPVTPGTAGATKPDGTPGTHRTPGTRGATGTARTPGSHAGAVEGSLAAESGKLLLEAVRAAWVANDFDCVARIGDHAARHPGGAPAHTLARAALATNQLDQGHTAEGVAALRASLDGHDALASPTLNDRVLYARLHLIAGDFDAAHRAAVDLEAECRAQGALAVLPQVQVVLARTQFFLGRHRDARATVEDGLRTAADSCQPTSRAELAALGAELAAVRGDAERCRTLVAEPLELGVAPASVHAAVALSLLDLGQGRPEEALVRLESVVEGTRPMGIVGNLPLLVEAAFRLGRTDRAADAADRYTAWATAVDRPWARSLALRCRALLDGSEDAYRAALALDASPFDQARTRLLFGEWLRRARRTTEAREQLHLAADAFRRWGARPWEDRAGAELRATGETRATDTLARDRSEDPLDRLTPQELQVVRLAATGLTNRDIGAQLFLSPRTVGHHLYKAYPKLGVASRAELGALGLHRDRERRRSDGETAEAPVG
- a CDS encoding DsbA family protein, whose translation is MKTAHVEITFDVGCTWSYLAYTRFQRAAARFRDEGGVLDVAFRPFQLDPGASPHGEPKREVHRRHFGADFDHEGAMDEMSALGADLGLVFGHDAVWADSFEAHRLVAVASAQGHGEAMVERLFRAHHSEGLNIGDEAVLRRLAQETGVAWSAAGADGVRAELARVRADGIRGVPVFAFSGTRVPLVGDQSEAALDAALRSAASADASA
- a CDS encoding zinc-binding dehydrogenase; amino-acid sequence: MRFIEVGTFGAPEVLAVREGPDPVPGEGQAAVEVSVADVIFLETAIRRGEAGQWFDVRPPYVPGGGVVGTVTAVGAGVDPSWIGRRVATTAARGSYAERTLVPADQLAAVPDGLDPRTAASLVHDGVTARSIVTAIAPEPGQWVLVTAAAGAMGLLLVQMAREAGARVVGAARGERKLELLRARGIEGVVDYSEPGWAERVREAAGGRDPEVVYDGAGGAIGRAAFAITARGGRFSAHGAPSGGFAEIGQDEADERGVTLYSLADLHQEKAAATKSIEEVLSAAAEGRIVPVIGRTFPLERAAEAHAALEERTIVGKALLEVGH
- a CDS encoding serine/threonine-protein kinase; this encodes MDAGFDEVGGYRLVRELGRGGFGSVHLGEAADGSRAAVKLLHTGPGVDPRFAEMFAREVEAARRISPFCVAQVLDADPHADRPWIASEYIEGRTLMAEIEAEGPRRGADLQRLAISTATALTAIHRAGVAHRDLKPENIMMAPDGPRVIDFGIARAFEETAVFTATSRIGTLHYMAPERLDDSLHLTTAVDVFAWGAVMVYAASGRHAFSGRTQTAVIKRILVEEPDCSAVPGELRGLVVRCLEKDPERRPTAHGVLDALLGQSAGGGGAGTDVDDSMERGSTAVTRIVGPEGVGPERTLLETRRETAEPERAAGADPATAGPEEAETVGPRRVEPERAVTAKPDRPPRSSPVPEPSPGPSASPPFRFAGRLHRTLEELAETMHAHGSASERVFGDADRRSLLAAWVIEDLQDPRVERSLFRTRPVDPALAVAGFVAQVRPDLPPRYRTRDMGLSALRERAVRERAGAADPVGLVPEVLDVMAEYDCRDPDHSCAPGDGCVEYRSLVEDVRFARSAYADAIAPYVRWQNSAGLGRTSGPAERVADPEFVLAALAPEAWQRGVAEDRASVDESWWSGLPPLLPPSAPLRERLVRGMVIRRLCRLLRELSAQYAQLGSSVDRLEGYVHEHSEAQDRKARGRGARAGLGAVLSLGGLVLVGGLVLGGLVASVETGLLAGMIVAAFGFVAYRALGDIIIGPVAEAPVGAEDPFPSVSGHRAKVARAHAAIADVTGRLAALERLRAQVPRPDLAEPSYSDGGREHAGERRSGVGADGPERR